One Brassica napus cultivar Da-Ae chromosome C4, Da-Ae, whole genome shotgun sequence genomic region harbors:
- the LOC106391633 gene encoding chaperone protein dnaJ 72 isoform X1, with product MVDHYQVLGVTRNATKQEVKEAFRRLAVKYHPDKHAQSPDHVRLNATVRFKLVSEAYEVLNDDRKRASYNAVSDSDSFRRTGGSYSNPYGNRGYGYGYGSSRNRGQGSSFSSAFESTFRYLTTRAFLLNLALAGGMCFAFTAIDTSGETLWKMRNSGKSFEEAMDSLEKTKVHKDEG from the exons ATGGTGGATCATTACCAAGTCCTCGGCGTTACCAGAAACGCGACGAAGCAAGAGGTCAAAGAAGCGTTCCGGAGATTAGCGGTGAAGTACCACCCCGACAAGCACGCGCAGTCTCCCGACCACGTTCGTCTAAACGCAACCGTGAGGTTCAAGCTCGTGTCCGAAGCGTACGAGGTATTGAACGACGATCGCAAACGCGCGTCTTATAACGCTGTCAGCGATTCCGATTCCTTTCGCCGTACCGGCGGTTCGTATAGCAATCCGTACGGAAACCGCGGTTACGGTTACGGTTACGGTTCGTCGAGGAACCGTGGTCAAGGGTCGAGTTTCAGCAGCGCGTTTGAGTCGACGTTTCGGTACTTGACTACACGCGCGTTTCTTCTTAACCTCGCGTTGGCTGG TGGTATGTGCTTTGCCTTTACCGCGATTGATACAAGCGGAGAAACATTATGGAAAATGCGTAACTCCGGG AAATCATTCGAAGAAGCGATGGATTCACTTGAGAAAACAAAGGTACATAAGGATGAAGGGTGA
- the LOC106391633 gene encoding chaperone protein dnaJ 72 isoform X2: MVDHYQVLGVTRNATKQEVKEAFRRLAVKYHPDKHAQSPDHVRLNATVRFKLVSEAYEVLNDDRKRASYNAVSDSDSFRRTGGSYSNPYGNRGYGYGYGSSRNRGQGSSFSSAFESTFRYLTTRAFLLNLALAGNHSKKRWIHLRKQRYIRMKGERKDPEVLPRLIHLYVFLICVN; encoded by the exons ATGGTGGATCATTACCAAGTCCTCGGCGTTACCAGAAACGCGACGAAGCAAGAGGTCAAAGAAGCGTTCCGGAGATTAGCGGTGAAGTACCACCCCGACAAGCACGCGCAGTCTCCCGACCACGTTCGTCTAAACGCAACCGTGAGGTTCAAGCTCGTGTCCGAAGCGTACGAGGTATTGAACGACGATCGCAAACGCGCGTCTTATAACGCTGTCAGCGATTCCGATTCCTTTCGCCGTACCGGCGGTTCGTATAGCAATCCGTACGGAAACCGCGGTTACGGTTACGGTTACGGTTCGTCGAGGAACCGTGGTCAAGGGTCGAGTTTCAGCAGCGCGTTTGAGTCGACGTTTCGGTACTTGACTACACGCGCGTTTCTTCTTAACCTCGCGTTGGCTGG AAATCATTCGAAGAAGCGATGGATTCACTTGAGAAAACAAAGGTACATAAGGATGAAGGGTGAAAGAAAGGATCCAGAGGTACTACCAAGACTTAtacatttatatgtttttttaatttgtgtaaaTTAA
- the LOC106391633 gene encoding chaperone protein dnaJ 72 isoform X3, with the protein MVDHYQVLGVTRNATKQEVKEAFRRLAVKYHPDKHAQSPDHVRLNATVRFKLVSEAYEVLNDDRKRASYNAVSDSDSFRRTGGSYSNPYGNRGYGYGYGSSRNRGQGSSFSSAFESTFRYLTTRAFLLNLALAGNHSKKRWIHLRKQRYIRMKGERKDPE; encoded by the exons ATGGTGGATCATTACCAAGTCCTCGGCGTTACCAGAAACGCGACGAAGCAAGAGGTCAAAGAAGCGTTCCGGAGATTAGCGGTGAAGTACCACCCCGACAAGCACGCGCAGTCTCCCGACCACGTTCGTCTAAACGCAACCGTGAGGTTCAAGCTCGTGTCCGAAGCGTACGAGGTATTGAACGACGATCGCAAACGCGCGTCTTATAACGCTGTCAGCGATTCCGATTCCTTTCGCCGTACCGGCGGTTCGTATAGCAATCCGTACGGAAACCGCGGTTACGGTTACGGTTACGGTTCGTCGAGGAACCGTGGTCAAGGGTCGAGTTTCAGCAGCGCGTTTGAGTCGACGTTTCGGTACTTGACTACACGCGCGTTTCTTCTTAACCTCGCGTTGGCTGG AAATCATTCGAAGAAGCGATGGATTCACTTGAGAAAACAAAGGTACATAAGGATGAAGGGTGAAAGAAAGGATCCAGAG TAA
- the LOC106391632 gene encoding calmodulin-binding protein 25: protein MVTSEGLASVEPWLYRQGFNVDSWLLPDTFSHDNDLLAKALHNTVSAPPPHTLPPSLFFDSYIPSSNVSGGSSQEVVAGGAKRKHNCILTEGKATKRRRSRPSKKPQTTFITADPSNFRQMVQQVTGAKCINNDASSSVLFTPIVKPEPHRLVNILSGAVPTLDTSAFLTNHHQESLVVGNIFSGSDNTVGLPSVKANATVNESGSAAEFDPYPTFPTLESWKVM from the coding sequence ATGGTGACTTCGGAGGGGCTAGCAAGCGTCGAACCTTGGTTGTATCGACAAGGTTTCAACGTGGATTCATGGTTGCTTCCTGATACCTTCTCTCACGACAACGATTTGCTCGCCAAAGCTCTCCATAACACCGTCTCAGCACCACCACCACATACTCTCCCTCCCTCCCTTTTCTTCGATTCCTATATCCCTTCCTCTAATGTCTCTGGTGGATCCAGTCAAGAAGTCGTCGCCGGAGGAGCTAAAAGGAAGCATAACTGCATTCTCACCGAAGGTAAAGCCACGAAGCGCCGCCGCTCTCGCCCGTCCAAGAAACCTCAGACCACGTTCATAACCGCGGATCCGTCCAACTTCCGCCAGATGGTTCAGCAGGTGACCGGCGCCAAGTGCATCAACAACGATGCTTCTTCCTCGGTGCTTTTCACTCCCATCGTCAAGCCGGAGCCGCATAGGCTCGTTAACATACTCTCTGGTGCGGTTCCAACGCTAGACACATCAGCATTTCTAACTAACCATCACCAGGAGAGTCTCGTTGTAGGAAATATCTTTTCCGGTAGCGACAACACCGTGGGATTACCCTCGGTGAAAGCCAATGCAACGGTGAACGAGAGTGGTTCAGCCGCGGAGTTTGATCCTTACCCAACGTTTCCGACGCTTGAGTCGTGGAAAGTTATGTGA